From the genome of Carassius auratus strain Wakin chromosome 26, ASM336829v1, whole genome shotgun sequence, one region includes:
- the ndufb6 gene encoding NADH dehydrogenase [ubiquinone] 1 beta subcomplex subunit 6 — MTGYTADEKLRFEQLTKLRRQWLKDQELSPREPVVEPKTLGRIERFWTGFLQPKTLWRLYTFKAYNASVFAVTRILIPAWIVHYYVKYHVSKMPYGIVALKPRLFPGDTILETGEVVPDLPEADSHGHH, encoded by the exons ATGACTGGGTACACAGCGGATGAAAAACTCCGCTTTGAGCAGTTAACAAAGCTTCGGCGGCAGTGGCTCAAAGACCAGGAGCTTAGTCCTCGAGAACCCGTCGTTGAACCCAAAACACTCGGCCGCATCGAGCGATTCTGGACTGGATTTCTGCAGCCCAAGACACTCTGGAGACTATAC ACATTTAAAGCCTACAATGCCAGTGTTTTTGCTGTCACGCGGATTCTGATCCCAGCCTGGATCGTGCATTACTACGTGAAGTACCACGTCAGT AAAATGCCATATGGGATTGTTGCTCTTAAACCCAGACTGTTTCCT GGAGACaccattttggaaacaggagaagTTGTCCCGGATCTTCCTGAAGCAGACAGTCATGGTCATCATTGA